One genomic segment of Scophthalmus maximus strain ysfricsl-2021 chromosome 3, ASM2237912v1, whole genome shotgun sequence includes these proteins:
- the smc1a gene encoding structural maintenance of chromosomes protein 1A → MGYLKLIEIENFKSYKGRQIIGPFHKFTAIIGPNGSGKSNLMDAISFVLAEKTSNLRVKTLKDLIHGAPVGKPAANRAFVSMVYQEDNGEERSFTRAIIGSSSEYRINSKVVGLPEYSEELEKLGILIKARNFLVFQGAVESIAMKNPKERTALFEEISRSGELAQEYERRKKEMVKAEEDTQFNYHRKKNIAAERKEAKQEKEEAERYQRLKDEVARASVQLQLFKLYHNETEIEKLNKELGQRNKEIDKDRKKMDHVEEELKDKKKELGRLMREQQTIEKEIKEKDSELNQKRPQYIKAKENTSHKIKKLEAARKSLQNAQKMYKKRKGDMDELDKEMKAVELTKQEFEERMEEEAQSQGQDLTLEENQVKQYHRLKEEASKRAATLAQELEKFNRDQKADQDRLDLEERKKVETEAKIKQKIREIEENQKRIEKLEDYITTSRQSLDEQKRMEEELTEEVEMAKRRIDEINTELNQVMEQLGDARIDRQENSRQQRKAEIMESIKRLYPGSVYGRLIDLCQPTQKKYQIAVTKVLGKNMDAIIVDSEKTGRDCIQYIKEQRGEPETFLPLDYLEVKPTDEKLRELRGAKLVIDVIRYEPPHIKKALQYACGNALVCDNVEDARRIAFGGPYRHKTVALDGTLFQKSGVISGGASDLKAKARRWDEKAVDKLKEKKEKLTEELKEQMKAKRKEAELRQVQSQAHGLQMRLKYSQSDLEQTKTRHLSLNMQEKSKLESELANFGPRINDIKRIIHSREKEITDLRDRMNLVEDEVFVDFCEEIGVRNIREFEEEKVKRQNEIAKKRLEFETQKTRLGIQVDYEKNQLKEDQEKVMMWEQTVKKDEAEIERLKKEEHRHMKIIDETMAQLQDLKNQHLTKKSEVNDKNHEMEEIRKKLGGANKELTQLQKEVTAIETKLEQKRSDRHNLLQACKMQDIRLPLRSGTMDDISQGEGSSQTDESSSQRTSSSVLAKEALIEIDYSNLSEDLKDTLSEEEIKAETNTLQQRLNEQQSILQRISAPNMKAMEKLESVRDKFQETSDEFEAARKRAKKAKQAFEQIKKERYDRFNTCFESVATNIDEIYKALSRNSSAQAFLGPENPEEPYLDGINYNCVAPGKRFRPMDNLSGGEKTVAALALLFAIHSYKPAPFFVLDEIDAALDNTNIGKVANYIKDQSVLNFQAIVISLKEEFYTKADSLIGVYPEQGDCVISKVLTFDLSQYPDANPNPNE, encoded by the exons ATGGGCTATTTAAAACTGATAGAGATCGAAAACTTCAAGTCGTATAAAGGACGACAGATCATTGGACCGTTTCACAAGTTTACTGCAATCATCGGACCCAATGGATCTG GAAAGTCCAACCTTATGGATGCCATCAGCTTCGTGCTGGCAGAGAAGACCAGTAACCTGCGTGTGAAGACTCTGAAGGATCTAATCCACGGAGCGCCTGTGGGGAAGCCAGCTGCCAACAGAGCCTTTGTCAGTATGGTGTATCAGGAGGATAATGGAGAGGAACGTTCCTTCACAAGGGCCATTATTG GTTCCTCCTCTGAGTACCGCATCAACAGCAAGGTGGTGGGCCTGCCTGAATACAGTGAGGAGCTGGAAAAACTCGGCATCCTGATCAAAGCAAGGAACTTCCTGGTATTTCAG GGAGCCGTGGAGTCAATTGCCATGAAGAATCCCAAGGAGCGCACAGCTCTGTTCGAGGAGATCTCCCGATCCGGAGAGCTGGCCCAGGAATATGAGCGCAGGAAGAAGGAGATGGTGAAAGCAGAAGAGGACACCCAGTTCAATTATCATCGCAAGAAAAACATTGCCGCCGAGCGCAAAGAAGCAAagcaagagaaagaggag GCTGAGCGTTACCAGCGTCTGAAGGACGAAGTAGCCAGGGCCAGTGTTCAGTTGCAGCTCTTCAAGCTGTACCACAACGAGACTGAGATTGAGAAGCTGAACAAAGAGCTGGGGCAGCGGAACAAGGAGATTGACAAGGACCGTAAAAAGATGGACcatgtggaggaggagttgaaggacaagaagaaggagCTGGGCCGGCTAATGAGGGAGCAGCAGACCATTGAGAAAGAAATCAA AGAGAAGGACTCTGAGTTGAACCAAAAGAGGCCGCAGTACATCAAGGCCAAAGAGAACACCTCACACAAGATCAAGAAGCTTGAGGCTGCGCGCAAATCATTGCAAAATGCCCAGAAGATGTACAAGAAACGCAAAGGAGACATGGACGAGCTGGATAAAGAGATGAAGGCGGTGGAGTTGACCAAGCAAGAGTTTGAGGagagaatggaggaggaggcgcagaGCCAGGGCCAGGACCTCACCCTGGAGGAAAACCAG GTCAAGCAGTACCATCGTCTGAAAGAGGAGGCCAGTAAACGTGCTGCTACACTGGCACAGGAGCTGGAGAAATTCAACCGGGACCAGAAGGCCGACCAGGACCGCCTTGActtggaggagaggaagaaagtcGAGACAGag GCCAAAATCAAACAGAAGATCCGTGAAATTGAGGAAAACCAGAAACGTATTGAGAAATTAGAGGATTATATTACCACCAGCAG GCAGTCACTAGATGAGCAGAAGCgcatggaggaggagctgaccgaggaggtggagatggccAAGAGGAGGATCGATGAGATCAACACGGAGCTTAATCAG GTAATGGAGCAGCTGGGTGACGCCAGAATCGACAGACAGGAGAACAGTCGCCAGCAGCGCAAGGCCGAGATCATGGAGAGCATCAAACGACTCTACCCTGGCTCTGTG TATGGTCGTCTAATTGACCTGTGTCAGCCCACTCAGAAGAAGTATCAGATCGCTGTGACCAAAGTGTTGGGCAAGAACATGGATGCCATCATTGTTGACTCTGAGAAGACTGGGAGAGACTGTATTCAATACatcaaagagcagagaggagagcccGAGACCTTCCTCCCTCTCGACTACCTTGAG GTGAAACCAACAGATGAGAAACTGCGAGAGCTGCGAGGAGCCAAGCTGGTGATAGATGTGATTCGCTACGAACCGCCTCACATCAAGAAAGCCCTGCAGTATGCGTGTGGGAACGCCCTGGTCTGTGACAATGTAGAAGACGCACGGAGGATCGCCTTTGGAGGGCCATACAGACACAAG ACTGTAGCGCTGGATGGTACTCTGTTCCAGAAGTCTGGAGTCATCTCTGGAGGAGCCAGCGACCTGAAGGCCAAGGCCAGGCGCTGGGATGAGAAGGCAGTGGACAAGctcaaggaaaagaaagaaaaactcacagAAGAGCTCAAG GAGCAAATGAAGGCCAAGAGGAAGGAGGCCGAGCTGCGTCAGGTGCAGTCCCAGGCCCACGGTCTGCAGATGAGACTCAAGTACTCCCAGAGTGACCTGGAACAGACAAAAACCCGCCACCTCTCCCTCAACATGCAG GAGAAGTCAAAGCTAGAGAGTGAGTTGGCAAACTTTGGACCTCGCATCAACGACATCAAGAGGATCATCCATTCCCGAGAGAAGGAGATCACTGACCTACGGGACCGCATGAACCTG gtGGAGGATGAAGTGTTTGTAGATTTCTGTGAGGAGATTGGAGTGAGGAACATCAGAGAGTTTGAGGAAGAGAAGGTGAAGAGGCAGAATGAGATTGCGAAGAAGCG TCTTGAGTTTGAGACCCAGAAGACCCGTCTGGGCATCCAGGTAGACTACGAGAAGAACCAGCTGAAGGAGGACCAGGAGAAAGTCATGATGTGGGAGCAGACGGTCAAGAAGGACGAGGCTGAAATAGAGCGACTTAAGAAG gaggagcacagacacatgaagatCATCGATGAGACGATGGCCCAGCTGCAGGACCTGAAGAACCAGCACCTCACCAAGAAATCTGAAGTCAACGATAAGAACCACGAGATGGAGGAGATCCGCAAAAAACTGGGCGGCGCCAACAA GGAGTTGACACAGCTCCAGAAGGAGGTGACGGCCATCGAGACCAAACTGGAACAGAAGCGCAGTGACCGTCACAACTTGCTTCAAGCCTGCAAAATGCAGGACATCAGGTTGCCTCTTCGTTCTGGAACAATGGATGATATCAGCCAGGGAGAG GGGAGCTCGCAGACAGACGAGTCCAGCAGCCAGAGGACGTCCAGCAGTGTTTTGGCTAAAGAGGCTCTCATAGAAATCGACTACAGCAACCTGTCCGAAGACCTCAAG GATACGCTTTCAGAGGAAGAGATCAAAGcggagacaaacacactgcagcagcgTCTGAATGAGCAACAGAGTATCCTACAGAGGATCAGTGCACCCAACATGAAGGCCATGGAGAAGCTCGAGAGCGTCAGGGACAAGTTCCAAGAGACCAGCGATG AGTTTGAAGCTGCTCGTAAGAGAGCAAAGAAGGCCAAGCAAGCCTTCGAGCAGATTAAAAAGGAAAGATATGACAGATTCAATACCTGCTTTGAGTCTGTGGCCACCAACATTGATGAGATCTACAAAGCCCTCTCACGCAACAGCAGTGCCCAG GCTTTCCTGGGCCCAGAGAACCCAGAGGAGCCGTACCTGGACGGCATCAACTATAACTGTGTGGCTCCAGGGAAGAGGTTCAGACCCATGGACAACCTGTCCGGAGGAGAGAAGACTGTGGCTGCCCTCGCTCTTCTCTTTGCCATTCACAG CTACAAGCCTGCACCCTTCTTTGTCCTGGACGAGATTGACGCTGCTCTAGACAACACTAACATTGGAAAG GTTGCCAATTACATCAAAGACCAGTCAGTGCTGAACTTCCAGGCCATCGTCATTTCTCTGAAAGAGGAGTTCTACACCAAGGCGGACTCGCTCATCGGCGTTTATCCAGAG CAAGGAGATTGTGTCATCAGCAAAGTTCTGACCTTCGACCTCTCTCAGTATCCTGATGCAAACCCAAATCCCAATGAATAG